A region from the Prionailurus viverrinus isolate Anna chromosome E2, UM_Priviv_1.0, whole genome shotgun sequence genome encodes:
- the ERF gene encoding ETS domain-containing transcription factor ERF: protein MKTPADTGFAFPDWAYKPESSPGSRQIQLWHFILELLRKEEYQGVIAWQGDYGEFVIKDPDEVARLWGVRKCKPQMNYDKLSRALRYYYNKRILHKTKGKRFTYKFNFNKLVLVNYPFIDVGLAGGAVPQSAPPVPSGGSHFRFPPSTPSEVLSPTEDPRSPPACSSSSSSLFSAVVARRLGRGSVSDCSDGTSELEEPLGEDPRARPPGPPELGAFRGPPLARLPHDPGVFRVYPRPRGGPEPLSPFPVSPLAGPGSLLPPQLSPALPMTPTHLAYTPSPTLSPMYPSGGGGPSGSGGGSHFSFSPEDMKRYLQAHTQSVYNYHLSPRAFLHYPGLVVPQPQRPDKCPLPPMAPETPPVPSSASSSSSSSSSPFKFKLQPPPLGRRQRAAGEKAPAGADKSGGIGIGGGSGGLAEGVGALAPPPPPPQIKVEPISEGESEEVEVTDISDEDEEDGEVFKTPRAPPAPPKPEPGETPGAAQCMPLKLRFKRRWSEDCRLEGGGGPTGGLEDEGEDKKVRGEGPGEAGGPLTPRRVSSDLQHATAQLSLEHRDS, encoded by the exons ATGAAGACCCCGGCGGAcacag GGTTTGCCTTCCCAGATTGGGCCTACAAGCCGGAGTCGTCCCCTGGCTCGAGGCAGATCCAGCTGTGGCACTTTATCCTGGAGCTGCTGCGGAAGGAGGAATACCAGGGTGTCATCGCCTGGCAGGGGGACTACGGGGAATTCGTCATCAAGGACCCTGATGAGGTGGCTCGGCTCTGGGGCGTCCGCAAGTGCAAGCCCCAGATGAATTATGACAAGCTGAGCCGGGCCCTGCG CTATTATTACAACAAACGCATTCTGCACAAGACCAAGGGGAAACGGTTCACCTACAAGTTCAACTTCAACAAACTGGTGCTGGTTAATTACCCTTTCATCGATGTGGGGCTGGCTG GGGGTGCGGTGCCCCAGAGCGCCCCACCAGTGCCATCGGGTGGCAGCCACTTCCGCTTCCCTCCCTCAACGCCCTCCGAGGTGCTGTCCCCCACCGAGGACCCCCGCTCACCACCGGCCTGCTCTTCATCTTCATCTTCCCTCTTCTCGGCTGTGGTGGCCCGACGCCTGGGTCGAGGCTCAGTCAGTGACTGTAGCGATGGCACGTCAGAGCTGGAAGAGCCACTGGGAGAGGACCCCCGGGCCCGACCGCCAGGCCCTCCAGAGCTGGGTGCCTTCCGCGGGCCCCCACTGGCACGCCTGCCCCATGACCCTGGCGTCTTCCGAGTCTACCCCCGGCCCCGGGGTGGCCCTGAGCCCCTGAGCCCCTTCCCTGTGTCGCCTCTGGCCGGGCCTGGCTCCCTACTGCCGCCTCAGCTCTCACCAGCTCTGCCCATGACGCCCACTCACCTGGCCTACACTCCCTCACCCACGCTGAGCCCTATGTACCCCAGTGGTGGTGGGGGCCCCAGTGGCTCAGGAGGAGGCTCCCACTTCTCCTTTAGCCCTGAGGACATGAAACGGTACCTGCAGGCCCACACCCAAAGCGTCTACAACTACCACCTCAGTCCCCGCGCCTTCCTGCACTACCCTGGGCTGGTGGTGCCCCAGCCCCAGCGCCCTGACAAGTGCCCGCTGCCGCCCATGGCACCCGAGACCCCACCGGTCCCCTCCTCAGCctcgtcctcctcttcctcctcctcttccccattcaAGTTTAAGCTCCAGCCACCCCCGCTGGGACGCCGGCAGCGGGCAGCTGGGGAGAAGGCTCCAGCAGGTGCTGACAAGAGTGGTGGCATTGGCATTGGCGGCGGCTCAGGCGGGctggcggagggggtgggggcgctggccccaccgccaccgccaccacAGATCAAGGTGGAGCCCATCTCGGAAGGCGAGTCTGAGGAAGTGGAGGTGACTGACATCAGCGATGAGGATGAGGAAGATGGGGAGGTGTTCAAGACCCCTCGTGCCCCACCTGCGCCCCCCAAGCCCGAGCCCGGCGAGACACCTGGGGCAGCCCAGTGCATGCCCCTCAAGCTGCGCTTTAAGCGGCGCTGGAGTGAAGACTGTCgcctggaggggggtgggggccccaCTGGGGGCTTGGAGGATGAGGGTGAGGACAAGAAGGTGcggggggaggggcctggggaggcCGGGGGGCCCCTCACCCCAAGGCGAGTGAGCTCTGACCTCCAGCACGCTACAGCCCAGCTCTCTCTGGAGCATCGAGATTCCTGA